In Corallococcus macrosporus, the following are encoded in one genomic region:
- a CDS encoding M23 family metallopeptidase: protein MFARRARGLLDFTFALLCVWCAYHHTPAGALLRRAGAWAFHTRTTARPLLAYYDGVSGTAVPVPAALPAALLTRVPTSAEALAWGTHSALKALDAKAREPALALARAEGIDPESLVDPVRGPVATRRLLDALAGDFPSEEARVTAVFAGRVPARFALERVGAEGGALSLERLAKQLPPGFEGSSVGAAQALALSTALMLGWPVSESAPVTSPFGYRVHPTLRTRRMHTGVDLAVRTGTTVTAVAAGVVRRSSEDSVNGRVLVLDHGRGVTTAYCHNSELLVKAGTRVEKGQAIALSGSTGRSTGPHLHYQLELAARPVDPFGFRTALRTADGATEL, encoded by the coding sequence ATGTTCGCTCGACGCGCCCGGGGACTGCTGGACTTCACCTTCGCGCTGCTGTGCGTGTGGTGCGCGTACCACCACACGCCCGCGGGCGCGCTCCTGCGGCGCGCGGGGGCCTGGGCCTTCCATACGCGCACCACGGCCCGGCCGCTGCTCGCGTACTACGACGGCGTGAGCGGGACGGCGGTGCCCGTGCCGGCCGCGCTGCCCGCCGCGCTGCTCACGCGCGTGCCCACGAGCGCGGAGGCGCTGGCGTGGGGGACGCACTCGGCGCTGAAGGCCCTGGATGCGAAGGCCCGCGAGCCCGCGCTCGCGCTGGCCCGTGCGGAGGGCATCGACCCGGAGTCCCTGGTGGATCCGGTGCGCGGACCCGTGGCGACGCGGCGGCTGCTGGACGCGCTCGCCGGGGACTTCCCGTCGGAGGAGGCGCGGGTGACGGCGGTGTTCGCGGGGCGGGTGCCCGCGCGCTTCGCGCTGGAGCGGGTGGGCGCGGAGGGTGGGGCGCTGAGCCTGGAGCGCCTGGCGAAGCAGCTGCCCCCGGGCTTCGAGGGCTCCTCCGTGGGCGCGGCGCAGGCGCTGGCGCTGTCCACCGCGCTGATGCTCGGGTGGCCGGTGTCGGAGAGCGCTCCGGTGACGAGCCCCTTCGGCTACCGCGTCCACCCCACGCTGCGCACGCGCCGGATGCACACGGGAGTGGACCTGGCGGTGCGGACGGGCACGACGGTGACGGCGGTGGCCGCGGGCGTGGTGCGCCGCTCGAGCGAGGATTCCGTCAACGGCCGCGTGCTGGTGCTGGACCACGGCCGGGGCGTGACGACGGCCTACTGCCACAACTCGGAGCTGCTGGTGAAGGCGGGCACTCGGGTGGAGAAGGGGCAGGCCATCGCGCTGTCGGGCAGCACCGGCCGGTCCACCGGGCCGCACCTGCACTACCAGCTGGAGCTGGCCGCCCGGCCCGTGGACCCGTTC
- the pnp gene encoding polyribonucleotide nucleotidyltransferase, which translates to MLKKSVKIGENELSIETGRLAKQADGSVVVRYGDTMLLVTAVSAREKKDVDFLPLTVEYQEKLYSAGRIPGSYFKREGRLTEKETLASRLVDRSCRPLFPEGYAYETQVIASVISADPENEGDIHGITGASAALWVSDIPFNGPIAGIRVGRVGGQFVANPTAKQREQSDLDLVMAVSREAIVMVEGGAEEVSEADMVAALEFGRQNAQPALDLQDQLRTELKKQVRSYEKPATIDEGLRNQVRELALEGVKAGYAIKEKGARYEALSKAKKAAIAALKEKLGAEFTPQVEKHAKQVIEDLKYDHMRELTVNGGRIGDRPHNVVRSITNEVGVLPRTHGSAVFTRGETQALVVVTLGTSEDEQRLELLSGQAFKRFMLHYNFPPFSVNETKPLRGPGRREVGHGALAERALRNMIPASDSFPYTVRLVSEILESNGSSSMASVCGGTLALMDAGVPIKAPVAGIAMGLVKEGEKIAILSDILGDEDHLGDMDFKVCGTTKGITSIQMDIKITGLTTEIMSRALEQARQGREHILAEMAKTLSAPRKEISQFAPRITTIQIRPEFIKNVIGPGGKVIKDIIARTGAAINIEDTGRVDIASANGEAVKAAIAMIQALTREAEIGKIYTGTVRKIAEFGAFVELFPGTDGLIHISELSDKRVKSVSDVLTEGDEVLVKVVSIDKTGKIRLSRKEAMAERATAQGTPPAAAAPAAPAPDAKA; encoded by the coding sequence ATGTTGAAGAAGAGCGTCAAGATTGGTGAGAACGAGCTGAGCATCGAGACGGGCCGCCTGGCCAAGCAGGCCGACGGTTCCGTGGTGGTCCGCTACGGCGACACCATGCTGCTCGTCACCGCGGTGAGCGCGCGGGAGAAGAAGGACGTCGACTTCCTGCCCCTCACGGTGGAGTACCAGGAGAAGCTGTACTCGGCGGGCCGCATCCCGGGCAGCTACTTCAAGCGCGAGGGCCGCCTGACGGAGAAGGAGACGCTGGCCTCCCGTCTGGTGGACCGCTCCTGCCGTCCGCTGTTCCCGGAAGGCTACGCCTACGAGACGCAGGTCATCGCGTCCGTCATCTCCGCGGACCCGGAGAACGAGGGTGACATCCACGGCATCACCGGCGCCTCCGCGGCGCTGTGGGTGTCGGACATCCCGTTCAACGGCCCCATCGCGGGCATCCGCGTGGGCCGCGTGGGCGGCCAGTTCGTGGCCAACCCCACCGCGAAGCAGCGCGAGCAGAGCGACCTGGACCTCGTCATGGCGGTGAGCCGCGAGGCCATCGTGATGGTGGAGGGTGGCGCGGAGGAGGTCAGCGAGGCGGACATGGTGGCGGCCCTGGAGTTCGGCCGTCAGAACGCCCAGCCCGCGCTGGACCTGCAGGACCAGCTGCGCACGGAGCTGAAGAAGCAGGTCCGCTCCTACGAGAAGCCCGCCACCATCGACGAGGGCCTGCGCAACCAGGTCCGCGAGCTGGCGCTGGAGGGCGTGAAGGCCGGCTACGCCATCAAGGAGAAGGGCGCGCGCTACGAGGCGCTCTCCAAGGCGAAGAAGGCGGCGATCGCGGCGCTCAAGGAGAAGCTGGGCGCGGAGTTCACCCCGCAGGTGGAGAAGCACGCCAAGCAGGTCATCGAGGACCTGAAGTACGACCACATGCGTGAGCTCACCGTGAACGGTGGCCGCATCGGTGACCGTCCGCACAACGTGGTGCGCTCCATCACCAACGAGGTCGGCGTGCTGCCCCGCACGCACGGCAGCGCGGTGTTCACCCGCGGCGAGACGCAGGCCCTGGTGGTCGTCACGCTGGGCACCAGCGAGGACGAGCAGCGGCTGGAGCTGCTCAGCGGCCAGGCCTTCAAGCGGTTCATGCTGCACTACAACTTCCCGCCGTTCAGCGTGAACGAGACCAAGCCCCTGCGCGGCCCCGGCCGTCGCGAGGTGGGTCACGGCGCCCTGGCGGAGCGCGCGCTGCGCAACATGATTCCGGCCAGCGACTCGTTCCCCTACACCGTGCGTCTGGTGTCGGAGATCCTCGAGTCCAACGGCTCGTCGTCCATGGCCTCCGTGTGCGGTGGCACGCTGGCGCTGATGGACGCGGGCGTACCCATCAAGGCGCCGGTCGCCGGCATCGCCATGGGCCTGGTGAAGGAGGGTGAGAAGATCGCCATCCTGTCCGACATCCTCGGTGACGAGGACCACCTGGGCGACATGGACTTCAAGGTCTGCGGCACGACCAAGGGCATCACGTCCATCCAGATGGACATCAAGATCACCGGCCTCACCACGGAGATCATGAGCCGCGCGCTGGAGCAGGCGCGTCAGGGCCGCGAGCACATCCTGGCGGAGATGGCGAAGACGCTGAGCGCTCCCCGCAAGGAGATCAGCCAGTTCGCGCCGCGCATCACGACCATCCAGATCCGTCCGGAGTTCATCAAGAACGTCATCGGGCCGGGCGGCAAGGTGATCAAGGACATCATCGCCCGCACGGGTGCCGCGATTAACATCGAGGACACCGGCCGCGTGGACATCGCCAGCGCGAACGGCGAGGCGGTGAAGGCCGCCATCGCGATGATCCAGGCGCTCACGCGCGAGGCGGAGATCGGGAAGATCTACACCGGCACCGTCCGGAAGATCGCCGAGTTCGGCGCCTTCGTGGAGCTGTTCCCGGGCACCGACGGCCTCATCCACATCTCCGAGCTGTCCGACAAGCGCGTGAAGAGCGTGTCGGACGTGCTGACCGAGGGCGACGAGGTGCTGGTGAAGGTCGTCAGCATCGACAAGACGGGCAAGATCCGCCTGTCGCGCAAGGAGGCCATGGCCGAGCGCGCCACCGCGCAGGGCACGCCCCCCGCGGCCGCCGCCCCGGCCGCCCCGGCGCCGGACGCGAAGGCCTGA